In Odocoileus virginianus isolate 20LAN1187 ecotype Illinois chromosome 5, Ovbor_1.2, whole genome shotgun sequence, a single window of DNA contains:
- the VANGL1 gene encoding vang-like protein 1, which yields MDTESTYSGYSYYSSHSKKSHRQGERNRERHKSPRNKDGRGSEKSVTIQAPTGEPLLANDSARTEEAQDDNWGETTTAITGTSEHSISQEDIARISKDMEDSVGLDCRRYLGLTVAAVLGLLVFLTPIAFILLPPILWRDELEPCGTICEGLFISVAFKLLILLIGTWALFFRKQRADMPRIFVFRALLLVLIFLFVVSYWLFYGVRILDSRDRNYQGIVQYAVSLVDALLFIHYLAVVLLELRQLQPMFTLQVVRSTDGESRFYSLGHLSIQRAALVVLENYYKDFTIYNPNLLTASKFRAAKHMAGLKVYNVDGPSNNATGQSRAMIAAAARRRDSSHNELYYEEAEHERRVKKRRARLVVAVEEAFIHIQRLQAEEQQKAPGEVMDPREAAQAIFPSMARALQKYLRTTRQQNSHSMESILQHLAFCITHSMTPKAFLERYLSAGPTLQYDRERWLSTQWRLVSDEAVTNGLRDGLVFVLKCLDFSLVVNVKKIPFIMLSEEFIDPKSHKFVLRLQSETSV from the exons GAGAGCCCCTGTTGGCAAATGATTCTGCTCGGACAGAGGAAGCTCAG GATGACAACTGGGGCGAGACCACCACGGCCATCACTGGCACGTCGGAGCACAGCATCTCACAGGAGGACATCGCCCGCATCAGCAAGGACATGGAGGACAGCGTGGGGCTGGACTGTAGGCGCTACCTGGGGCTCACCGTGGCTGCAGTGCTCGGACTCCTGGTCTTCCTCACCCCCATCGCCTTCATCCTGCTGCCCCCCATCTTGTGGCGGGACGAGCTGGAGCCTTGCGGCACCATCTGCGAGGGACTCTTCATCTCCGTGGCGTTCAAGCTCCTCATTCTGCTCATCGGGACCTGGGCGCTGTTTTTCCGCAAGCAGAGAGCTGACATGCCGCGGATCTTCGTGTTCCGTGCACTCCTGTTGGTCCTCATCTTTCTCTTCGTGGTCTCCTATTGGCTTTTTTACGGGGTCCGCATTTTGGACTCGCGGGACCGAAATTACCAGGGTATCGTGCAATATGCCGTTTCTCTCGTGGACGCGCTCCTCTTCATCCACTACCTGGCCGTCGTCCTGCTGGAACTCAGGCAGCTGCAGCCCATGTTCACGCTGCAGGTGGTCCGCTCGACCGACGGCGAGTCCCGCTTCTACAGCCTGGGACACCTGAG tatcCAGCGAGCAGCATTGGTCGTTCTGGAAAATTACTATAAAGATTTCACCATCTATAACCCCAACCTCCTAACAGCCTCCAAATTCCGAGCAGCCAAGCACATGGCCGGGCTGAAAGTCTACAACGTAGATG GCCCCAGTAACAATGCCACGGGTCAGTCCCGGGCGATGATTGCCGCAGCTGCTCGGCGCAGGGACTCGAGTCACAACGAGTTGTATTATGAGGAGGCGGAACACGAGCGGCGGGTGAAGAAGCGGAGAGCAAG GCTGGTGGTCGCCGTGGAGGAAGCCTTCATCCACATCCAGCGTCTCCAGGCTGAGGAGCAGCAGAAGGCCCCAGGGGAGGTGATGGACCCCAGGGAGGCCGCCCAAGCCATCTTCCCCTCCATGGCCCGGGCTCTGCAGAAGTACCTGCGCACCACTCGGCAGCAGAACTCCCACAGCATGGAGAGCATTCTGCAGCACCTGGCCTTCTGCATCACCCACAGCATGACCCCAAAG GCCTTCCTCGAACGGTACCTCAGCGCCGGCCCCACACTGCAATATGACCGGGAGCGCTGGCTCTCCACGCAGTGGCGGCTCGTCAGCGACGAGGCTGTGACCAACGGGCTGCGGGATGGACTCGTTTTTGTCCTCAAATGCTTGGACTTCAGCCTCGTCGTCAATGTGAAGAAAATCCCGTTCATCATGCTCTCGGAAGAGTTCATAGACCCCAAATCTCACAAATTTGTCCTTCGCTTGCAGTCTGAGACGTCGGTTTAA